One genomic window of Geoanaerobacter pelophilus includes the following:
- a CDS encoding PGPGW domain-containing protein: protein MKDWTLKKLKRLIVAVVGMTILVIGIAMIVLPGPAIIVIPVALTILATEFAWARRLLHIVRERLKNSKNNNQPNQKEKSL from the coding sequence ATGAAAGATTGGACGCTCAAAAAACTGAAGCGCTTGATCGTAGCAGTCGTCGGCATGACCATCCTGGTTATCGGGATTGCCATGATAGTTCTGCCCGGTCCGGCCATTATCGTTATCCCGGTGGCATTAACCATCCTGGCCACTGAATTTGCCTGGGCTCGTCGTCTGCTCCATATTGTGCGGGAGCGTCTAAAAAACTCGAAAAACAACAACCAACCAAACCAAAAGGAGAAATCATTATGA
- a CDS encoding B12-binding domain-containing radical SAM protein has product MKILLTTLHAKYAHASLALPSLLAACEGISGMTPVIREFTVNERLDTILRTLVAEEAQAVAFSCYIWNIELTLKLVADLKLIAPGTFIILGGPEVSFDPVEQLSQNPGVDCIVCGEGEASFRELASLLASSPLPLPGDELAAIAGLCCRLGEEIVTTGERQQPGNLDMLPSPFQAQLVNLSKPLVYYETARGCPFSCAFCISSLEKGVRSYSMPRIKQDLGLLMAQQVQTIKFVDRTFNYDASRADDIWEFILANNRGSRFHFEIAADLLTESNLAVLAKVPADCFNFEIGVQSTSKETLDQVSRKTDLKKLFANVGRLRRQTAVELHLDLVAGLPGEDLSGFLASLQTLMEAWPHHIQVELLKVLKGSPMRSIAEKHGYAYSAAPPYRIHHTPWLGFGDVVRIETIAELIERIYNSGRFATTLRCVAETMPLSRFFAELAAHWGDSLQLTGQLSPLYQSLWDFMEGNLPQETLPLLHDALRYDFCLAGYPTGTLPGFFTIHEAEASPTADRLSMPEIARLLQLPKSCRIRTFTGSFHHDFRTKPWTDNPITLTFVYWTVTNNKTEISVLKSAEKANPERI; this is encoded by the coding sequence ATGAAAATTCTTCTTACCACCCTGCACGCCAAGTATGCCCATGCCTCGCTGGCACTCCCCTCGCTGCTGGCCGCCTGCGAAGGCATTAGCGGCATGACGCCTGTCATCCGCGAATTCACGGTCAACGAGCGGCTCGACACCATTCTACGCACCCTGGTAGCCGAAGAGGCGCAAGCCGTTGCCTTCTCGTGCTATATCTGGAACATCGAACTGACCCTCAAGCTGGTTGCCGACCTGAAATTGATAGCTCCCGGGACCTTCATCATCCTCGGCGGGCCAGAGGTTTCGTTCGATCCGGTTGAGCAGCTGTCGCAGAATCCGGGGGTGGATTGCATCGTTTGTGGCGAAGGGGAAGCGTCATTCCGGGAGCTGGCCTCACTGCTGGCCAGTTCACCATTGCCACTGCCGGGAGATGAACTCGCCGCCATTGCCGGCCTCTGCTGCCGGCTTGGGGAGGAGATAGTCACTACCGGCGAACGTCAGCAGCCGGGCAACCTCGATATGCTACCCTCCCCTTTTCAGGCGCAGTTGGTGAACCTGAGCAAGCCTCTCGTCTACTATGAAACCGCCCGCGGCTGCCCGTTCAGCTGCGCGTTCTGCATCTCCTCGCTGGAGAAGGGGGTTCGCTCCTATTCCATGCCGCGCATCAAGCAGGACCTGGGGCTATTGATGGCGCAGCAGGTGCAGACCATCAAGTTCGTTGATCGCACCTTCAACTACGATGCTTCACGAGCCGATGACATCTGGGAATTTATCCTGGCCAACAACCGCGGCAGCAGGTTTCACTTCGAGATCGCAGCAGACCTGCTTACCGAGAGCAACCTAGCGGTTCTCGCCAAGGTTCCTGCCGACTGTTTCAATTTTGAAATAGGTGTCCAGTCAACCAGCAAAGAGACGCTGGACCAGGTCAGCCGCAAAACCGACCTGAAAAAGCTTTTTGCCAATGTCGGGCGATTGCGGCGGCAAACTGCCGTGGAGTTGCATCTGGACTTGGTGGCAGGACTGCCTGGAGAGGATCTGTCCGGATTCCTCGCTTCGCTGCAGACACTGATGGAGGCATGGCCGCACCATATCCAGGTGGAACTGCTCAAGGTCCTCAAGGGATCGCCGATGCGGAGCATTGCCGAAAAACATGGCTATGCCTATTCCGCAGCCCCCCCCTACCGGATTCACCACACCCCGTGGCTCGGTTTCGGCGATGTCGTCAGGATCGAGACCATTGCCGAGCTGATTGAACGGATCTATAACAGCGGCCGGTTTGCCACTACGCTGCGGTGTGTGGCAGAGACCATGCCATTGTCCCGCTTCTTTGCCGAGCTTGCTGCCCACTGGGGAGATTCCCTGCAGCTGACCGGCCAGCTCTCACCGCTTTATCAATCGCTCTGGGACTTTATGGAGGGGAATCTGCCGCAGGAGACGCTCCCGCTGCTGCATGATGCCTTGCGCTACGACTTCTGCCTGGCCGGTTACCCGACAGGCACGCTACCCGGATTTTTCACTATTCATGAAGCGGAGGCCTCCCCGACAGCGGACCGGCTCTCTATGCCTGAGATCGCCCGCCTGCTGCAGCTGCCAAAGTCATGTCGCATCAGGACGTTCACCGGTAGTTTCCACCATGACTTCCGGACAAAACCCTGGACCGATAACCCTATTACCCTTACCTTTGTTTACTGGACTGTTACCAACAATAAGACCGAGATCTCCGTCCTCAAGAGTGCTGAGAAGGCAAATCCAGAGCGAATATAG
- a CDS encoding zf-TFIIB domain-containing protein produces the protein MKCPVCTGVDLKLAERQGVEIDYCPECRGVWLDRGELDKIIERSTTQAPVYAQPEPQYQQPAYNQQHYGKQHHDSHGYGHDGHHRKKNWLAELFD, from the coding sequence ATGAAATGCCCGGTATGCACAGGAGTAGATCTGAAACTCGCCGAACGCCAGGGAGTAGAAATAGATTACTGCCCCGAATGCCGCGGAGTCTGGCTCGACAGGGGCGAACTTGACAAGATCATCGAGCGCTCAACCACTCAAGCGCCTGTCTACGCACAGCCTGAACCACAATATCAACAGCCGGCCTATAATCAGCAGCATTACGGCAAGCAGCATCATGACAGTCACGGTTATGGTCATGACGGCCATCACAGGAAAAAGAACTGGCTGGCGGAACTGTTTGATTAA